Proteins from a single region of Paraflavitalea devenefica:
- the fusA gene encoding elongation factor G gives MADLRLQRNFGIAAHIDAGKTTTTERILRYTGMIHKIGEVHDGAATTDWMEQEKERGITITSAAVSCQWNFPTVKGKADANTKKYYFNIIDTPGHVDFTVEVERSMRVLDGLIALFSAVDGVEPQSETVWRQANRYKVPRIGFVNKMDRSGADFLMVVKQVKEMLGAKAVPLQLPIGAEDDFKGVVDLITMKGVIWDMATEGMTFEEIPVPADMQAEAEEWRQNLIEAVAEYDDKLLEKFFDNPASISEDEVHEAIRKATIDLSIVPMMCGSSFKNKGVQTALDAVCRYLPSPIDIEDTVGTDPDTGEQITRKPDPKAPFAALAFKIMTDPFVGRLAFFRCYSGHLDAGSYVLNVRSGKKERISRIMKMFANKQNPIDFIEAGDIGAAVGFKEIKTGDTLCDENHPITLENMFIPEPVIAIAVEPKTQADVDKMGMAIAKLVEEDPTLRVNTDEDTGQTILRGMGELHLEIIIDRMKREFKVEVNQGAPQVAYKEAFRKSVEHREILKKQTGGRGKFADIIFELGPADAEWLEANPKENLQFVNDIFGGSIPREFVPAIQKGFQNSLGTGVLASYPVENVKVRVFDGSFHQVDSDAMSFELCAKQGFREAGRKAQPVLLEPIMKVEVITPDQYMGDVTGDLNRRRGMLEGMDSRAGAQVIKAKVPLSEMFGYVTQLRSLSSGRATSTMEFSHYSPAPNNIAEEVIAKVKGKMKVSD, from the coding sequence ATGGCAGACTTACGATTACAGAGAAACTTTGGTATTGCGGCACACATTGATGCCGGTAAAACCACTACTACGGAGCGTATCCTGCGCTATACCGGTATGATCCATAAAATAGGGGAGGTGCATGATGGTGCAGCTACCACTGACTGGATGGAGCAGGAAAAAGAAAGAGGTATCACCATTACCTCTGCTGCTGTTAGCTGCCAATGGAATTTCCCTACCGTAAAAGGTAAGGCCGATGCTAACACCAAAAAATATTATTTCAACATCATTGATACTCCGGGCCACGTGGACTTTACTGTAGAAGTAGAGCGTTCTATGCGTGTACTGGATGGTCTGATCGCCCTGTTCTCTGCCGTTGACGGCGTAGAGCCTCAGTCTGAGACTGTATGGCGCCAGGCTAACCGTTATAAAGTTCCCCGTATCGGTTTCGTTAACAAAATGGACCGTTCCGGCGCCGACTTCCTGATGGTGGTTAAGCAGGTAAAGGAAATGCTCGGTGCTAAAGCCGTTCCCCTGCAATTACCCATCGGTGCAGAAGATGATTTCAAAGGTGTGGTTGACCTGATCACCATGAAAGGTGTTATCTGGGATATGGCTACTGAAGGTATGACCTTTGAAGAGATCCCTGTTCCTGCTGATATGCAGGCTGAAGCTGAAGAGTGGAGACAAAACCTGATTGAAGCAGTAGCTGAATATGATGACAAACTGTTGGAGAAATTCTTCGACAATCCGGCATCTATCTCTGAAGACGAAGTACATGAAGCTATCCGTAAAGCTACCATCGATCTGAGCATCGTTCCGATGATGTGTGGTTCTTCATTCAAGAACAAAGGTGTACAAACAGCCCTGGATGCCGTTTGTCGTTACCTGCCTTCTCCTATTGATATTGAAGATACAGTAGGTACTGATCCTGATACCGGCGAGCAGATCACGCGCAAGCCCGATCCTAAAGCGCCTTTCGCTGCATTGGCCTTTAAGATCATGACCGATCCTTTCGTAGGTCGTTTGGCGTTCTTCCGTTGCTATAGCGGTCACCTCGATGCCGGTTCTTATGTATTGAACGTAAGAAGTGGTAAGAAAGAGCGTATCAGCCGTATCATGAAGATGTTTGCCAACAAACAAAACCCGATCGATTTCATCGAAGCTGGTGATATCGGCGCGGCAGTTGGTTTTAAGGAAATCAAGACCGGTGATACCCTGTGCGATGAGAACCATCCGATCACCCTGGAAAACATGTTTATTCCAGAGCCTGTAATCGCGATCGCTGTTGAGCCTAAAACACAGGCCGACGTAGATAAAATGGGTATGGCCATTGCCAAGCTGGTAGAAGAAGATCCTACCCTGCGTGTAAATACCGATGAAGATACCGGTCAAACCATCCTGCGTGGTATGGGTGAGCTGCACCTGGAGATCATCATCGACCGTATGAAACGCGAGTTCAAAGTAGAAGTTAACCAGGGTGCTCCCCAGGTGGCTTATAAAGAAGCGTTCCGTAAATCTGTTGAACACCGTGAGATCCTCAAGAAACAAACCGGTGGTCGTGGTAAGTTTGCGGACATCATTTTCGAACTCGGGCCCGCTGATGCAGAGTGGCTGGAAGCAAATCCGAAAGAGAACCTGCAGTTTGTGAATGATATCTTCGGTGGATCTATCCCCCGTGAATTCGTTCCTGCTATCCAGAAAGGATTCCAGAACTCCCTGGGCACTGGTGTATTAGCCAGCTATCCTGTGGAGAATGTGAAGGTCCGCGTATTTGATGGTAGCTTCCACCAGGTTGACTCCGACGCCATGTCTTTCGAGCTTTGCGCCAAGCAAGGTTTCCGTGAGGCAGGCCGTAAAGCGCAGCCTGTATTGCTGGAGCCCATCATGAAAGTAGAAGTAATCACTCCTGACCAATACATGGGTGACGTAACCGGTGACCTTAACCGTCGCCGTGGTATGCTGGAAGGTATGGACAGCCGCGCAGGCGCCCAGGTTATCAAAGCCAAAGTGCCCCTGAGTGAAATGTTTGGTTACGTAACACAATTGCGTAGCTTAAGCTCCGGCCGTGCTACTTCTACCATGGAGTTCAGCCACTATTCTCCTGCCCCCAACAACATCGCTGAAGAAGTGATTGCCAAGGTGAAAGGAAAAATGAAAGTGAGTGACTAA